One Streptomyces sp. NBC_00102 DNA segment encodes these proteins:
- a CDS encoding undecaprenyl-diphosphate phosphatase: protein MSWFESFVLGFVQGLTEFLPISSSAHLRLTAAFAGWHDPGAAFTAITQIGTEAAVIIYFRKDIARIISSWFRSLFDREMRSNHDAQMGWLVIVGSIPIGVLGVAFKDQIEGPFRDLRLIATTLIVMGIVLGIADRLAARDEAGGRHRAAKERKSLKDLGVRDGLIYGVCQAMALIPGVSRSGATISGGLLMGYTREAAARYSFLLAIPAVLASGVFELKDAGEGHVSWGPTIFATLVAFVVGYVVISWFMKFISSKSFMPFVYYRVVLGIVLFALVSAGVLSPHAGESAN from the coding sequence ATGAGCTGGTTCGAATCATTCGTCCTGGGGTTCGTTCAGGGACTGACCGAGTTCCTGCCGATCTCCTCCAGCGCGCATCTGCGGCTGACCGCCGCTTTCGCCGGGTGGCACGACCCCGGCGCCGCGTTCACCGCCATCACCCAGATCGGCACGGAAGCGGCGGTGATCATCTACTTCCGCAAGGACATCGCCCGCATCATTTCGTCCTGGTTCCGGTCGCTCTTCGACCGTGAGATGCGCAGCAACCACGACGCCCAGATGGGCTGGCTGGTCATCGTCGGCTCGATCCCGATCGGTGTCCTGGGGGTGGCCTTCAAGGACCAGATCGAGGGCCCCTTCCGTGATCTCCGTCTGATCGCGACGACCCTCATCGTCATGGGCATCGTCCTCGGCATCGCGGACCGGCTCGCGGCCCGGGACGAGGCGGGCGGCAGGCACCGCGCCGCCAAGGAGCGCAAGTCCCTCAAGGACCTGGGTGTCCGGGACGGCCTGATCTACGGCGTCTGCCAGGCGATGGCGCTGATCCCGGGTGTCTCCCGTTCGGGCGCCACCATCAGCGGTGGTCTCCTGATGGGCTACACCCGCGAGGCCGCGGCCCGCTACTCCTTCCTGCTGGCCATTCCCGCGGTCCTGGCTTCCGGCGTCTTCGAGCTCAAGGACGCGGGCGAGGGCCATGTCTCCTGGGGCCCGACGATCTTCGCGACGCTGGTCGCGTTCGTGGTCGGTTATGTGGTCATCTCATGGTTCATGAAGTTCATCTCGTCCAAGAGCTTCATGCCCTTCGTCTACTACCGCGTGGTCCTCGGCATCGTGCTCTTCGCCCTGGTCAGCGCGGGCGTGCTGAGCCCCCACGCGGGCGAGTCGGCGAACTGA
- a CDS encoding thioesterase II family protein, producing the protein MILPAGTAGTAARARMWHRPAVGARPRYRLVCIPHAGGGTAAYQPWLRLLPRDVEVCVIRLPGRESRMSRPPHSDFGHAVSEIADLLSGLPPIPWALYGHSMGGLLAYEVCGVLAGGPLPEPLCLAVGGTAAPPRHADLPPWLPPGSGRRDVVNLLKRFGGTPQEVFDNPEMLNLVLKMVESDFLMLDTYRPGTHAVRCPLFAFAGTRDTEVTPADVAAWQHTAAGSFELRLLDAGHFFAYSHAEAVVPYLDSRLRATGA; encoded by the coding sequence ATGATCCTGCCGGCGGGCACCGCGGGCACCGCGGCCCGCGCACGGATGTGGCACCGCCCGGCCGTGGGCGCGCGGCCCCGGTACAGGCTGGTCTGCATCCCCCACGCGGGCGGCGGCACCGCCGCGTACCAGCCGTGGCTGCGCCTTCTCCCGCGGGACGTGGAGGTCTGCGTCATACGGCTGCCCGGGCGGGAGAGCCGTATGAGCAGGCCTCCGCACAGCGACTTCGGGCACGCCGTGTCCGAGATCGCGGACCTGTTGAGCGGACTACCGCCCATCCCCTGGGCGTTGTACGGCCACAGCATGGGTGGTCTGCTCGCGTACGAGGTGTGCGGCGTGCTCGCGGGCGGACCGCTCCCGGAGCCGCTCTGCCTCGCAGTCGGAGGCACCGCGGCGCCTCCGCGCCATGCGGATCTTCCTCCCTGGCTCCCTCCGGGGTCCGGCCGCCGGGACGTGGTGAACCTCCTGAAGAGGTTCGGCGGCACCCCCCAAGAGGTCTTCGACAACCCCGAAATGCTGAATCTGGTGCTCAAGATGGTGGAGTCGGACTTCCTCATGCTCGACACCTACCGCCCGGGAACCCACGCGGTGCGCTGCCCCCTGTTCGCGTTCGCCGGGACCAGGGACACGGAGGTCACCCCCGCCGACGTGGCGGCCTGGCAGCACACCGCCGCGGGCTCGTTCGAACTCCGGCTGCTGGACGCCGGCCACTTCTTCGCGTACTCGCACGCCGAGGCGGTGGTGCCGTACCTGGATTCCCGGCTGCGCGCCACAGGAGCGTGA
- a CDS encoding TVP38/TMEM64 family protein, producing the protein MFEPVPAARPRNGPALRCSKALLSPWSRFSLLVVVLAAAASTMLLFDPQRMLSSGWPSQLTGGTAALLFGLAYGVSTVAFAPRPLLNLAAGALFGTQTGLVTALAGTVLGAGISFLLGRVLGQDALRTLVRGRWLKAADRLLSRHGFRSMLALRLFPGVPFAAANYCAATSRMRYAPFLLATGLGSIPNTAAYVVAGSEAASPTSPAFLVAMGFIVLSGVGGAVVAWRKRHRFGKAA; encoded by the coding sequence ATGTTCGAACCCGTCCCCGCGGCCCGTCCCCGCAACGGTCCGGCCCTGCGCTGTTCGAAGGCGCTGCTGTCCCCCTGGTCCCGGTTCTCCCTGCTCGTGGTCGTACTGGCCGCCGCCGCGTCGACCATGCTGCTGTTCGACCCACAGCGGATGCTCTCCTCGGGCTGGCCGTCCCAGTTGACGGGCGGCACGGCGGCCCTGTTGTTCGGACTGGCGTACGGCGTCTCCACCGTGGCCTTCGCGCCGCGCCCTCTCCTCAACCTGGCGGCCGGAGCGCTCTTCGGTACCCAGACGGGTCTGGTCACGGCCCTCGCGGGCACCGTGCTCGGGGCCGGCATCTCCTTTCTGCTCGGCCGGGTGCTGGGGCAGGACGCGCTGCGCACCCTGGTGCGCGGGCGGTGGCTGAAGGCGGCGGACCGCCTGCTGAGCCGGCACGGTTTCCGTTCCATGCTGGCGCTCCGGCTCTTCCCGGGCGTGCCGTTCGCGGCCGCCAACTACTGCGCGGCGACCTCGCGCATGCGGTACGCGCCGTTCCTCCTGGCGACCGGGCTCGGGTCCATCCCCAACACCGCCGCCTACGTCGTGGCCGGCAGCGAGGCAGCCTCGCCCACCTCCCCCGCGTTCCTCGTCGCGATGGGTTTCATCGTGCTGTCGGGCGTCGGAGGAGCGGTGGTCGCCTGGCGCAAACGTCATCGGTTCGGCAAGGCCGCCTGA
- a CDS encoding beta-ketoacyl-ACP synthase III — MTPACVVERVAGWVPPQRVTNDDLPASWEVTDDWVRSRTGIASRHRAAPGTATSDVALKAAARVLEGAGTVDTLLLATSTPDHPIPATAPAVAARLGLGPVAAFDIAAVCSGFVYGLATGAGLIASGMSRRLLLVGADVYSNLLDPTDRSSGILFGDGAGAVLLRAGEPGEPGELLGCHLGSDGGNAGLITVPDGGARSRAAGVPPGHGDHHFRMQGADVYKQAVVRMTQSARGLLERLGWDGLDVDHFVPHQANARILEAVSARLRIPYERCVLHLAEVGNTGAASIPLALADAQEAGRLREGDRVLITAFGGGLTWGSAAFTWPSAPAGPITTTTAPRRRA; from the coding sequence GTGACGCCGGCCTGCGTCGTGGAGCGCGTGGCGGGATGGGTACCGCCCCAGCGCGTCACCAACGACGACCTGCCCGCTTCCTGGGAGGTGACGGACGACTGGGTCCGTTCCCGCACCGGGATCGCGAGCCGGCACCGGGCCGCCCCGGGGACGGCCACGTCGGACGTGGCGCTGAAGGCTGCCGCGCGGGTGCTGGAGGGCGCTGGCACGGTCGACACCCTGCTGCTCGCCACGTCCACCCCCGACCATCCGATTCCTGCCACCGCCCCCGCTGTGGCCGCCCGCCTCGGGCTCGGGCCGGTCGCGGCATTCGACATCGCGGCCGTGTGCAGCGGATTCGTGTACGGCCTGGCGACCGGGGCCGGGCTGATCGCCTCCGGCATGTCCCGCAGGCTCCTGCTGGTGGGAGCCGACGTGTACTCCAACCTCCTCGATCCGACGGACCGTTCGTCCGGGATCCTCTTCGGGGACGGTGCCGGAGCGGTGCTGCTGCGGGCGGGCGAACCGGGAGAGCCCGGCGAACTGCTGGGCTGCCACCTGGGAAGCGACGGTGGCAATGCCGGGCTGATCACCGTCCCGGACGGTGGCGCACGTTCCCGGGCGGCCGGCGTCCCGCCCGGCCACGGCGACCACCACTTCCGGATGCAGGGGGCGGACGTCTACAAGCAGGCCGTCGTGCGGATGACGCAGTCCGCCAGAGGCCTGCTCGAACGGCTCGGCTGGGACGGGCTCGACGTGGACCACTTCGTTCCGCACCAGGCCAACGCCCGCATTCTTGAGGCCGTCTCCGCACGGTTGAGGATCCCGTACGAGCGGTGCGTCCTCCATCTCGCCGAAGTCGGCAATACCGGGGCCGCGTCCATACCGCTCGCCCTCGCCGACGCCCAGGAGGCCGGCAGGCTCCGGGAGGGCGATCGGGTACTCATCACAGCCTTCGGCGGTGGCCTGACATGGGGCTCCGCCGCTTTCACATGGCCTTCGGCACCGGCCGGGCCCATCACTACGACCACCGCGCCAAGGAGACGAGCATGA
- a CDS encoding beta-ketoacyl synthase encodes MITPAGDGVEATWNRVCEGLPTATPDPALAGLPVDFSCRLPAGVDGNRAVGRRDAWRMSRVAKVAVAAARDAIGDAGHDPETWNSRRVAVVMGCGVGDLALWADQTHRLREKGPGSVSPTSMPRALVNMPAGEVALALGARGPSMAAVTACASGATALATARRLLQLGLCDIAVAGGVEMAIDPLPVTAFHQMGALSVRRDDVAGASRPFAAARDGFVMGEGAAVLVLERAEDAAARGGRTRAVLAGSGETTDAHHPTTPHPGGLGSEDALRLALEDAGLAPGDVDHVNAHATSTPSGDAAEATMIARVLPHAPSVTAVKGVLGHTLGAAGAIEAALTVLSIERGIVPPIANLTEDTAEFDLDCVTGTARPQRIRTAVTNSFGFGGHNVVLVLTSGATR; translated from the coding sequence ATGATCACCCCGGCCGGGGACGGCGTCGAGGCGACCTGGAACCGGGTGTGCGAGGGCCTTCCGACAGCTACGCCCGACCCGGCCCTCGCCGGACTGCCGGTGGACTTCTCCTGCCGGCTTCCGGCGGGCGTGGACGGGAACCGGGCCGTCGGAAGGCGCGACGCCTGGCGCATGAGCCGGGTGGCCAAGGTCGCGGTCGCAGCCGCCCGCGATGCGATAGGCGATGCCGGCCACGACCCGGAGACCTGGAACTCGAGGCGCGTGGCCGTGGTGATGGGCTGTGGCGTCGGGGACCTCGCGCTCTGGGCGGACCAGACGCACCGGCTGCGGGAGAAGGGACCGGGGAGCGTGTCCCCGACCTCGATGCCGCGGGCGCTGGTCAACATGCCGGCCGGCGAGGTCGCCCTCGCGCTCGGCGCGCGCGGGCCCAGCATGGCCGCAGTGACCGCCTGCGCGTCCGGCGCCACGGCACTGGCGACGGCACGCAGACTGTTGCAGCTCGGTCTGTGTGACATCGCGGTGGCGGGGGGCGTGGAGATGGCGATCGACCCGCTCCCGGTGACCGCCTTCCACCAGATGGGTGCCCTGTCCGTGCGCCGCGACGACGTGGCGGGGGCGTCCCGGCCGTTCGCCGCCGCCAGGGACGGATTCGTGATGGGTGAGGGCGCCGCCGTACTCGTCCTGGAACGCGCCGAGGACGCGGCAGCCCGCGGCGGCCGCACCCGGGCCGTGCTCGCGGGCTCCGGCGAGACGACGGACGCCCACCACCCCACGACGCCCCATCCGGGCGGGCTGGGCTCCGAGGACGCGCTGAGGCTCGCGCTGGAGGACGCCGGACTGGCACCGGGAGACGTGGACCACGTCAACGCCCATGCCACGTCGACGCCCTCGGGCGACGCCGCGGAAGCCACCATGATCGCCCGAGTCCTGCCGCACGCGCCCAGTGTCACGGCTGTCAAGGGTGTGCTCGGACACACCCTCGGCGCGGCAGGGGCCATCGAGGCTGCCTTGACCGTGCTCAGTATCGAACGCGGCATCGTGCCGCCGATCGCCAACCTCACGGAAGACACGGCCGAATTCGACCTCGACTGCGTGACAGGGACGGCCCGCCCCCAGCGGATCCGCACCGCCGTGACCAACTCCTTCGGATTCGGCGGCCACAATGTCGTGCTGGTCCTCACGTCGGGAGCCACCCGATGA
- a CDS encoding amino acid adenylation domain-containing protein produces MTDVTEAAEGYGVSRRQRIVHHFGRAGFEATAQAMLAVDRPLTGREAAEAVDALVARHDILRTGITVPPGTKTPLQVVVDRCEVAWDHYDLRATDETTRRDRLTAIAEHARHQVSALGKSPTVHGVLIDLPGNRCGILLTTHAVRADRRSFEVLAEELAGILSGEGPAEEPLQYAQFAEWEGTLDEPSTASASEPAIPAGHGRPEWPEAAGGHATGYGVVRVRTDDGLAALLKRYATRRAVSPQAVLFTAFRVLLGRTAGAAGSEAAFLIDGRQQHEDLREAVGPYTAWAGKAPFSTLAAPFGRLVTETEAWLDRALLEDEPDAGGRTAAWDHAFEFHDGVPTTAAVSVEWTDVVMEPHVLRLVVRDSGGGSPAAQLVLDWHHDRARLAGRYVTMLAERLFTLLSGALADDTLPADSLRLIGAEELHFLTDTFHDSAGSASGGTGLPVHRAVHARAAADPDRTAVVAADRSLTYGRLDGMARRLAAGLRELGVGPETPVGIRLDHLAALPVAVLGVLNAGAAYVPLDPGHPTERAARLLAHTSCEVLLTTDRLDRPDFAGTVLLLDDLDALAGAPEPGRVAGDAVGDDQLAYIMHTSGSSGVPKGVMVQHGALANYLTWSAGHYLDGSVGGSVVHSSIAFDLTVTSLLSPLVAGRSVRLLAKAQTDPLELARVIEEDPAATLIKLTPSHLRILNQARRDMPFPVAGRTLVVGGEALTADLLEDWKDCRVVNEYGPTETVVGCCVHEAVPGAEPSLSVPIGSPITGARLHVLDEKMEPVPVASPGELYIGGDVVSRGYFGAPDLTAERFVPDPFATRSGSRLYRTGDLVCHLPEGGLRYLGRSDAQLKLRGFRIEPGEVEAVLRRHESVADAAVTLAGPPEAPELCAYLVPAGAPRPSAESVHRHAAGQLPEHMVPTRWQWLDTLPLTRNGKVDTAALPTSRPVAAGTDGGVDRTAAVVAGPKDSVELALLLICEELLGRTGLGVRDDFFDAGGHSLLAVRLIAKAEAVLGVGIPLSALFKDEVVSVERLAAMVRERSAAGGRPDPLVMLSSAKGPRLPLFLVHPGGGQVLGYRDLALAVGADRPVYAFQDPSEETGPHQSVPELAETYRTRLLEACPDGPFLLAGWSFGGLVAFELARRLTAGGRAPRALVLVDSYPAQPAATGADLVRGFAEEAGRALGIDLEPTDADLEGRSAEEAVHAMITRATGEGRVPADIGVRHVSGMFRLHVAHLRAAEAFSPAGAARVGETHLVQAAVQDRADRDRAARLWQDMTDGQVVRHLLAGDHYSLMRAPQVQGLAELIAALDDTGSAS; encoded by the coding sequence GTGACCGACGTGACGGAAGCCGCCGAGGGCTACGGCGTCTCAAGGCGGCAGCGCATCGTGCATCACTTCGGGCGGGCCGGGTTCGAGGCCACCGCGCAGGCCATGCTGGCGGTGGACCGGCCGCTCACCGGCCGGGAGGCAGCCGAGGCGGTCGACGCCCTCGTGGCCCGTCACGACATCCTGCGTACCGGAATCACGGTTCCGCCCGGCACGAAGACTCCTCTGCAGGTGGTCGTGGACCGGTGCGAGGTCGCCTGGGACCACTACGATCTCCGCGCCACGGACGAGACGACCCGGCGGGACCGTCTGACCGCGATCGCCGAGCACGCCCGGCATCAGGTCTCCGCCCTGGGCAAGTCCCCCACGGTGCACGGCGTTCTGATCGACCTCCCTGGGAATCGCTGCGGCATCCTGCTCACCACGCACGCCGTACGCGCGGACCGGAGGAGTTTCGAGGTCCTCGCCGAGGAACTGGCCGGGATCCTGAGCGGCGAGGGCCCGGCCGAAGAACCCCTGCAGTACGCCCAGTTCGCGGAATGGGAAGGGACACTCGACGAACCGTCCACCGCGTCGGCGTCGGAACCGGCCATTCCGGCAGGGCACGGCCGCCCCGAATGGCCGGAGGCGGCCGGAGGTCACGCCACCGGTTACGGGGTCGTACGCGTGCGTACGGACGACGGGCTCGCCGCCCTGCTGAAGCGGTACGCGACCCGGCGCGCGGTATCCCCGCAGGCCGTTCTCTTCACCGCGTTCCGCGTCCTGCTGGGCAGGACCGCCGGAGCCGCGGGCTCCGAGGCCGCCTTCCTGATCGACGGCAGGCAACAGCACGAGGACCTCAGGGAAGCGGTCGGCCCCTACACCGCGTGGGCCGGGAAGGCCCCCTTCTCCACGCTTGCCGCGCCGTTCGGCCGACTGGTCACGGAGACGGAGGCCTGGCTGGACCGGGCGCTCCTGGAGGACGAACCCGACGCAGGCGGCAGAACGGCCGCATGGGACCACGCCTTCGAGTTCCACGACGGGGTTCCCACCACCGCGGCGGTCTCCGTGGAGTGGACCGACGTGGTCATGGAGCCGCATGTCCTGCGGCTGGTCGTCCGGGATTCCGGCGGCGGCAGCCCTGCGGCGCAGCTCGTCCTGGACTGGCACCACGACCGCGCCAGGCTTGCGGGGCGGTACGTCACGATGCTGGCGGAGCGGCTCTTCACCCTGCTGTCAGGGGCATTGGCCGACGACACGCTGCCCGCCGATTCCCTCCGCCTCATCGGTGCGGAGGAACTCCACTTCCTCACCGACACGTTCCACGACTCCGCCGGTTCCGCGAGCGGCGGCACCGGCCTTCCGGTCCACCGTGCCGTGCACGCCCGCGCGGCTGCGGATCCGGACCGGACCGCGGTCGTCGCCGCCGACCGCTCGCTGACGTACGGCCGGCTCGACGGTATGGCACGGCGGCTCGCGGCCGGCCTGCGGGAGCTCGGCGTAGGACCCGAGACCCCCGTGGGCATCCGACTGGATCACCTGGCCGCGCTGCCCGTCGCCGTGCTGGGCGTGCTCAACGCGGGTGCCGCCTACGTTCCCCTCGACCCGGGCCACCCCACGGAGCGCGCGGCGCGTCTCCTCGCCCACACCTCCTGCGAGGTGCTTCTGACCACCGACCGGCTGGACCGGCCCGATTTCGCCGGCACTGTCCTCCTGCTCGACGACCTCGACGCTCTCGCCGGGGCGCCGGAGCCGGGTCGCGTGGCGGGGGACGCGGTCGGCGACGACCAGCTCGCGTACATCATGCACACCTCCGGCTCAAGCGGTGTGCCCAAGGGCGTGATGGTGCAGCACGGAGCCCTTGCGAACTACCTGACCTGGAGTGCCGGGCACTACCTGGACGGCTCGGTCGGGGGCTCCGTGGTGCACTCCTCCATCGCCTTCGACCTCACCGTCACCAGCCTGCTGAGCCCGCTGGTCGCGGGGCGCTCCGTACGGCTCCTCGCGAAGGCGCAGACGGATCCGCTGGAACTCGCCCGTGTCATCGAGGAGGACCCCGCAGCCACTCTGATCAAGCTCACCCCGTCCCACCTGCGCATCCTCAACCAGGCGCGGAGAGACATGCCGTTCCCGGTGGCCGGGCGGACTCTCGTGGTCGGCGGTGAGGCGCTGACGGCCGACCTCCTTGAGGACTGGAAGGACTGTCGCGTCGTCAACGAATACGGACCGACCGAGACGGTCGTGGGGTGCTGCGTGCACGAGGCCGTGCCGGGCGCCGAGCCCTCCCTGTCCGTCCCCATCGGAAGCCCGATCACCGGTGCCAGGCTCCACGTGCTGGACGAGAAGATGGAACCCGTCCCCGTGGCGTCTCCGGGAGAGCTGTACATCGGAGGGGACGTGGTGTCCCGCGGGTACTTCGGCGCCCCGGACCTCACCGCGGAGCGGTTCGTGCCCGACCCCTTCGCGACCCGGTCCGGCAGCCGGCTCTACCGCACCGGAGACCTGGTCTGCCACCTCCCCGAGGGCGGACTCCGCTACCTCGGCCGTTCCGACGCGCAGCTCAAGCTGCGCGGGTTCCGCATCGAGCCGGGCGAGGTGGAGGCGGTGCTGCGGCGGCACGAATCGGTGGCCGACGCCGCGGTGACCCTGGCGGGCCCGCCCGAGGCGCCGGAACTCTGCGCCTACCTGGTCCCGGCCGGTGCCCCGCGACCATCCGCCGAATCCGTACACCGTCATGCGGCGGGGCAGTTGCCTGAGCACATGGTGCCGACGCGATGGCAGTGGCTGGACACCCTGCCGCTGACCCGGAACGGCAAGGTGGACACCGCCGCGCTGCCCACGTCCCGGCCGGTCGCGGCCGGCACCGACGGTGGCGTGGACAGAACGGCGGCGGTCGTGGCAGGGCCCAAGGACTCGGTCGAACTGGCGCTGCTCCTCATCTGCGAGGAACTGCTGGGCCGCACCGGGCTGGGCGTGCGGGACGACTTCTTCGACGCCGGCGGACACTCCCTGCTCGCGGTCCGGCTGATCGCGAAGGCGGAGGCCGTCCTCGGGGTCGGTATTCCGCTGAGCGCGCTGTTCAAGGACGAAGTGGTCAGTGTCGAGCGGCTGGCCGCGATGGTACGCGAACGTTCCGCAGCGGGCGGCCGGCCGGACCCTCTGGTCATGCTGTCGTCCGCGAAGGGCCCCCGTCTCCCGCTGTTCCTCGTCCACCCCGGCGGAGGGCAGGTGCTCGGCTACCGGGATCTCGCCCTCGCCGTCGGCGCGGACCGGCCCGTGTACGCGTTCCAGGACCCCTCCGAGGAGACCGGGCCGCACCAGAGCGTCCCGGAGCTGGCCGAGACGTACCGCACGCGGCTGCTCGAGGCATGCCCGGACGGTCCCTTCCTGCTGGCCGGCTGGTCCTTCGGAGGACTGGTCGCCTTCGAGCTGGCCCGGCGGCTGACGGCCGGAGGCCGCGCGCCGCGGGCTCTCGTCCTCGTCGACAGCTACCCGGCGCAGCCCGCGGCGACCGGTGCCGACCTGGTCCGCGGCTTCGCGGAAGAGGCCGGCCGGGCCCTCGGCATCGACCTGGAACCCACCGACGCGGATCTCGAAGGACGTTCCGCCGAGGAGGCCGTACACGCCATGATCACCCGGGCGACGGGCGAAGGACGCGTACCCGCAGACATCGGAGTGCGTCACGTGAGCGGGATGTTCCGGCTCCACGTGGCCCACCTCCGCGCGGCCGAGGCGTTCTCACCGGCCGGGGCAGCCCGGGTGGGGGAGACCCACCTCGTTCAGGCCGCCGTCCAGGACCGGGCCGACCGCGACCGCGCGGCACGGCTCTGGCAGGACATGACGGACGGCCAGGTCGTCCGGCACTTGCTGGCCGGCGACCACTACTCCCTGATGCGGGCCCCACAGGTGCAGGGCCTCGCCGAGCTGATCGCCGCCCTGGACGACACGGGGTCCGCCTCGTGA
- a CDS encoding acyl carrier protein — MTTTYENVYGMIQNALTETFQVPAGEVRPDAEIGTLELDSLAVAELTVMLSEQLGVAVTEGGVTAETTLAEFAQQIESAAAGQDPAGHLENQ, encoded by the coding sequence ATGACGACAACCTACGAGAACGTGTACGGCATGATCCAGAACGCCCTGACGGAGACCTTCCAGGTGCCCGCCGGGGAAGTCCGTCCCGACGCGGAAATCGGCACCCTCGAACTCGACTCCCTGGCCGTCGCGGAGCTCACGGTGATGCTCAGCGAGCAACTCGGCGTCGCCGTCACCGAAGGTGGAGTGACCGCCGAAACCACACTGGCCGAGTTCGCGCAGCAGATCGAGAGCGCTGCCGCAGGCCAGGACCCTGCGGGGCACCTGGAGAACCAGTGA
- a CDS encoding flavin reductase family protein, with protein MRVDFDPQTMQSSAFYRFMTAVVVPRPIAWVSTVAADGTANLAPHSFFTIACVTPPVVQFTSVGRKDSLRNIEQTGSFVVNLAPEHLFEQINATSTDFPRGKSEFEEVGVAAEPSLRVAPPRVAASPVALECELHSTVRLGDSTVVFGRVVHAAVDDAVLVDGHPEITRMRPLTRLGKNEWGTLGGIREIARVPWAQWQKGEGPEGR; from the coding sequence ATGCGCGTCGACTTCGATCCTCAGACCATGCAGTCCTCGGCCTTCTACCGGTTCATGACCGCCGTGGTCGTGCCCCGGCCGATCGCGTGGGTTTCCACCGTCGCCGCGGACGGCACCGCCAACCTGGCACCGCACTCCTTCTTCACCATCGCCTGTGTCACGCCGCCGGTCGTCCAGTTCACCTCGGTCGGCCGGAAGGACTCGCTGCGGAACATCGAGCAGACGGGCTCGTTCGTGGTGAACCTCGCGCCCGAGCACCTCTTCGAGCAGATCAACGCGACCAGTACCGATTTCCCCCGCGGCAAGAGCGAGTTTGAGGAGGTCGGTGTCGCGGCGGAGCCCAGTCTCCGCGTGGCGCCGCCGCGGGTCGCGGCGTCGCCGGTCGCGCTCGAATGCGAGCTGCACAGCACCGTGCGCCTGGGTGACTCCACCGTGGTCTTCGGCCGGGTGGTGCACGCGGCCGTCGACGACGCGGTCCTGGTGGACGGCCACCCGGAGATCACCCGGATGCGCCCGCTCACCCGGCTCGGCAAGAACGAGTGGGGCACGCTCGGCGGCATCCGCGAGATCGCCCGGGTGCCCTGGGCCCAGTGGCAGAAGGGCGAGGGTCCCGAAGGGCGGTGA
- a CDS encoding acyl-CoA desaturase codes for MSRPGRRDRVTLYAIIGLPFAAILAAVPVAWGWGIGWTDVVIAVAMYCVTMLGVSMGFHRYFTHGAFKANKALHTGLAVAGSLALQGPPIAWVADHRMHHKYADATGDPHSPWRFGTSAPALAKGMAYAHVGWLLGKHASFVTYAPDLLRDPVVVRVSRGYWRWVSVSVLLPPLLGALLTWSWSGALTAFFWGSLVRIGLVHHVEWSINSICHVAGDRPFAARDKSGNVWWLALLTFGDAWHNLHHAEPTSARHGVLRGQIDIAARVIRWCESAGLAWDVRWPDPVRLARRRVEGGA; via the coding sequence ATGAGTCGCCCGGGCCGGCGCGACCGCGTGACCCTCTACGCCATCATCGGCCTGCCCTTCGCAGCGATCCTCGCCGCCGTACCGGTGGCGTGGGGATGGGGCATCGGCTGGACCGACGTGGTGATCGCCGTGGCGATGTACTGCGTCACGATGCTGGGCGTCAGCATGGGCTTCCACCGGTACTTCACCCACGGCGCGTTCAAGGCCAACAAGGCCCTTCACACCGGGCTTGCCGTCGCCGGCAGCCTCGCCCTGCAGGGACCGCCGATCGCATGGGTGGCCGACCACCGGATGCACCACAAGTACGCCGACGCAACGGGCGACCCGCATTCGCCCTGGCGCTTCGGCACGTCCGCGCCGGCCCTGGCCAAGGGCATGGCGTACGCCCATGTGGGCTGGCTGTTGGGGAAGCACGCGTCCTTCGTGACCTACGCCCCCGACCTGCTGCGGGACCCGGTCGTCGTCCGGGTGTCCCGCGGGTACTGGCGCTGGGTGTCCGTGTCCGTGCTGCTGCCGCCGCTACTGGGAGCCCTGCTGACGTGGTCGTGGTCCGGAGCCCTGACCGCGTTCTTCTGGGGCTCCCTGGTGCGCATCGGGCTGGTCCACCACGTCGAATGGTCGATCAACTCCATCTGCCACGTCGCGGGGGACCGGCCCTTCGCCGCGCGTGACAAGTCGGGGAACGTGTGGTGGCTGGCGCTGCTCACCTTCGGCGACGCCTGGCACAACCTGCACCACGCGGAACCGACCTCGGCGCGTCACGGAGTGCTGCGCGGCCAGATCGACATCGCGGCGCGCGTCATCCGGTGGTGCGAGAGCGCGGGGCTGGCCTGGGACGTCCGGTGGCCCGATCCCGTCCGGCTCGCCCGGCGCCGCGTGGAAGGAGGGGCATGA